The sequence below is a genomic window from Caldanaerobius fijiensis DSM 17918.
AGGGAATTTATGGGTTTTCAAAACGGTGGGGAAGAAGGGCTTGATACGGAGTATTCACTGGTGGTGTTAAATAGTGGTATGGCGTTGGTGGTGGATGAGTTTATTGGCGAGCAAGAGATCATAGTAAGGCCGCTTCCGGAAGAATTATCTTCGGCATATTTCTTGGGTGCGGCTATATTGGGAGATGGAAATATTGTCCTCGTCCTAAATCCTGAAGAATTAGCGGGAGGAATTTAAAAATGATGTGGGATTATCTTGATGCTTATGAGGAAGAGACCGAAGAACAGCTTTCAAGGCTGGAGCAGCTCTTTCTGGAAATGGAGAAAGAGCCTGATCAGGTAGAAACATTGAACGAAATTTTCCGAATCGTACACACGATAAAAGGTTCGTCAGCTACAATGGGTTTTGGTATGGTGGCGGATTTTTGCCACACCTTAGAAGACCTTTTTGATAAGCTAAGAAAAGGCCAACTTCGTGTCAATGACGATTTAATAGATGTTCTGTTTAAAAGTTACGATACGTTAAAAGAAATGGTGTCATCGGCTATAAAAGGAGAAAATTACAGCGGCGATATAGAAGAACTAACTAAGACCATAGATAGTTTCAAACAAGCGTGTACCAATGATAACACCGAAAACCCGGATAACAATCGAGTGAAAAATAATGTTTGGCAAATATCGGTGGAGATAAGCGACAGCTGCCCTATGAAAAATGCTCGAGCTCTTGTAATTGAAAAGTATATTGAGGAAATGGGAAATGTTATATGCATGGACCCTCCCTTTGATGCGTTACAAAAAGAAGAAGTTGTGTGTGAAAGAGTAACAGCGGTGTTAGAGAGTCAGATGAGAATTGAAAATGTGATTTGGAAACTACAAAGTGTACAGGATGTTATCAATGTGGAAGTAAAACAAAATCCTGGAAAAAACAAAGATGCTGTCAGAATAAACATAAGTGAACCATATAAAATTGAAGATATTAAGCGTTTAAAGGAAGCATTGGTGCGCGCTGACATAGTGGAGCTCGAGTTCGGTGAAAAGTACAGTATGAATCTTGCGCTGTT
It includes:
- a CDS encoding Hpt domain-containing protein, with amino-acid sequence MMWDYLDAYEEETEEQLSRLEQLFLEMEKEPDQVETLNEIFRIVHTIKGSSATMGFGMVADFCHTLEDLFDKLRKGQLRVNDDLIDVLFKSYDTLKEMVSSAIKGENYSGDIEELTKTIDSFKQACTNDNTENPDNNRVKNNVWQISVEISDSCPMKNARALVIEKYIEEMGNVICMDPPFDALQKEEVVCERVTAVLESQMRIENVIWKLQSVQDVINVEVKQNPGKNKDAVRINISEPYKIEDIKRLKEALVRADIVELEFGEKYSMNLALLQLILAAYKENKKIYYKKNRGPVAKILDLMGILPSGTLDYSGAF